Genomic window (Achromobacter sp. B7):
CGGTCAGGGACCCGAGCGCGCGCCATTGGAAGCGGCGTGCCAGGGTTTGCCCCGCGTACGCTTCCTGGACTTGCAGCCGGCCGATCGGCTGGGCGCGTTGCTGAACACGGCCGACATCCATCTGCTGCCGCAACGCGCGGGCGCGGCCGACCTGGTGATGCCGTCCAAGCTGACCGGCATGCTGGCCAGCGGCCGCCCGGTGGTGTGCGGCGCGGCGCCGGGCACCGAGCTTGCCGGCGTGGTGGCGCGCTGCGGGCTGCTGACGCCGCCCGAAGACGCCGAGGCCATGGCCGAGGCGGTGCGCAAGCTAAGCTACAACGCGCAGATCCGCGAAACGCTGGGCGCCGCCGCGCGCCAGTATGCGTTGAACCACCTGCACGTGGATGCCGTGCTGGCGGCGGCGGAACGCGAATTCGCCAAGGTGGTGGGCAAGCGCGCAACGAAGGGGGCAGCGGCAACGGCAGCGGCAGCGGTGGATGCAGTCCCGCGCGAGGGCGAACGGTAGCGGCTGGCTGGGCGGGAGATTCAAGCGTTTAAGGAGCGGTAGAGATCGACGGATCTCTACCGTTTTTTTTATGGTTTCGGTTCTGGCCTTTTGGTTTTGCCCTTTTGGTTTTGGCCTTTTGCCTTTGCCTTCGGGCTCCTGGCTTGCTTTGCGCTTGCCGGCCGCAGTCAAAAGCAATCGGCCGGGCGCAACCCCGGCCGACAGGCGTGGTGAGCAAGAGACCGCCCCCCTTCCCCTTAGCCCAGCACATCCTTCTTCGGGGTGGGCGGCGGGCCGCCGCTACGCACCAGGCCCATCTGCACCGCGATGTAGGCGGCCTCGGCCTGGTTGCGCGCGTTCAACTTCCAGTACAACGTGCGCGCGTGGCTCTTGACCGTCGCCACGGATATGCCGACATGCTGGCCGATCTCGCGCATGGTCTTGCCTTGCACCAACAGCTGAAGAATCTCTTCCTGGCGTTGTGTCAGTTCACGCAGTTCCTGCATGGGCGCCTGGGCGACGCCTTGGGGCCGCCCGGCCGGTTGCGGATAGCATTCGCCGCCCGCCACGACCAGGCTTACGGCAGCGGCCAGCGCGTCGGGGCTGGAAGCCTTGGGAAGATAGCCCGCCACGCCTGCCCGCGCACACGCCCCCATCACGGCGGGGTCCAGCACGGAATACAGCACCAGCACCAGCCTGGGCATGAAGAAGGCCATGGCCTGCGAGATAAGCCCCATGTCCTGTTCGGCAATGCCGCTGCAACCGATCACCAGCAACTCGACCGGGCGGTTGATCGAACTGGACATGTTGAGTAGATGAGCTGGCGATATAGCCAGGATGTCGTCGGCGTTCCGTACACGCTCCAGCACATGCTGGATCGCGACGCGAAGCAGAGCGTAGTCTTCGATCAGTACGGTTGTCATCCCGGGGAGAACCTTGTGACACATGGCCCATGCACGGTTCCCATGACGTCGGCGCATCACACTGCGATGGCAGGTTCTGTGCGGCGCCAACCCCAAGGGAATCTTGTCCGCGCTATTGGATCGCGATGGCGAGGCGTGGTGGTTCGCGCTCTCGACCCATGCTTGCGGACACAACCCATGCTATCAGCGGCACCGTTCGCTGAATCTCGTTCAGGAGGATGAATGGTGGGGGAAAGCCGCATCCGAAAGGGCCGCGGCAACTGCGATGTATGACTTAGGCGGGATGGTGGGGCGACCCCGGCAGCAACAGAACAGACCTGTTCCTGGCTGCCGGGCAGGCGGCGCGCCCGTTCTTGCTAGCCGAGCTTGCGCCCATAGATCTGCCCGGCGTCCGATTCCCTGCCATTGGGTTCATGCCATTCCAAGGTTGCGCCGCGTTGCAGCGCTGCGTATACGGCTTCGCCCTTGTTCTTGACATGCAGACGCTGATAAAGCGTGCAAGCATGCGTCTTTGCGGTAGCGACCGAGATGTTCAGCATGCGGCTGACCGTCTTGATCGGATACCCCCGAGCCAGCAACACCAGCACTTCGTACTGACGCGGCGTGATCTGAAGCAGCTGCGCACCGGCGCTGACCGGCATGGAGCCCTTGCTGGAAGCGTCGTCGCCATCACGTGCCGGCAACGCGCAGACCGTCGCGGCTGGCGCTTGCAATGCCTGCTCGCTGGGGAAGCACTGACCGCCGGCCATGACCAGGCGAATCGCGGCTTCCAGGATTTCGACCGAAGCCGTCTTCATCAAGCAGCCATACACGCTGGCGCCAGGCAAACCTTGCACCGGCATCGGCAACGGCATCACATCGGTCAGCAGCAGAATCCGCTTGGGCGTCAGAACGCGCTGAATTTCGTGCAGCGCGCTCCAGGCTTCATCGGTATCCACCGGCAACCCATAGATCAAGAGATCGGCGCCAGCGTGCGCGCCATCGGCCTTGGACAAGTCCGCCAAGCCCATACCCTCGATTTCCCACACATCGTCCAACTTGCTAAGTATCTGCCACAACCCCAACCGCAGTAGCGGATGGGCTTCAATCAGGACCATCTTGGCCATGGTGTCCTCCCGGTTTTTCGACGGGCCTAGAAGGGATCTTCGCTGTGCTGAAGACTATTTTTTTTCCAGCCCCGCGGGGGTGGTCCGCAATATCCCGGAATATCTAATGAAGCTGGACCGGGGCATTTGGGCTGGGCAACTTTGGTAGCCAACATAACGGATGGCATGAACCCATCTTATGGTTCGAAACCTTCAAAATCAAGACGTTTCAGGGCGATATAATCCGATAAAAACAGAAATCATTCGTTAGCCTTAATCACTCTCGTAAATACGGATGAGAGCGCCCTCTCCGCCTTTTTACCGCTAGGGTTTTCACTGACTCCCCTGGGGCGATGACGGCTTCCCCCCTATGGGGACCCGCGCCAAGAGGCTTGATTCGTAACGCTGTCGGCCAAATTGGGGCCATAAAAAAGCCGCGACCGGGCGCAAGCCCCTCACGGCCGATATGCCGAAATTTGGACCAAATAATTTTCGATATGTTTCCGCAGACACACCCCTGCCCGCTGCGGATCGCCGAATCGCAATATAGGTAACATTTTTATTTTGGAACGCTACGCTCCATTTACTCCATATAGGCGAAGTCAAATACGGTATGACCCCCCTGATGGTGCCAATGGTGCATTGAAGCATGACGCTTGCGCAAAAAGCTGGCGTAGTGGATTTCGCCATCCGTTTCCACATACGTGGACGGCGTCAGCTCTTCGATGCGGTTCAGGGACACGCCCTTGCCGTAGTGGCAAAAGCCTTGGTACTGGGCGCAGCGGATCACCTCTCCGCTAGGCGACACAACGATTCCGGCGTTGCGGGCGCGCATGGGGTTGCGCACGATGGGGTTGCAAGCGTGCGGCGTCCACTCGGTCGAGCGCGGCGAATCCGAGAAAAACGCAAACAGCTCGTCGCAATGGCTTTGGCCGTCCGTTCGATCGATATTTGTTAATAGCCACCAATATTCTCCGTGTTTAAAAATAATGGTATCAACGGCGGATATATTGGTCATCAACGTGACATCAAGCTCCCATTTCAACGGGAATTCAGTGCATTTCCATAATTCAATACTGCGATTTCCGCACGTTTCCGGAACCATATACGTCACACCTTCGTGTTCAAAAATATATGGAAACGACAGGTGATAAGGCAGGTTCAAGGCAGTGCCCAACAGCCGGAAAGCCCCGTCGGAGTAGGTCGCGACCGAAATCGTACCCTTCCGGGAGGTGAAGTCGTAATCTTCAAAAAATATATATGGTTTTTTATCGTGCGTATAAACAAACGGATCTGCGAAGAACCTACCTTTGGGAGGTTGCAGCACCATGGCTTCCGATACCACCGCCTGTTGCCGGGATGACGGAAACATACCAATCCGCCAGCGCACATTGCGCTTCATGATGCGCCGCACAATCAAATCAGACATTAACCACGCCTGGCGCGCAATATACGCCGCGCTATCCCACTCCGCCGGGTCGGCCCGGCGCGGGCCGCTCATGATCTGCATGTCGGGCGCCGGCTCGCTCTGGCGCGCGCGCGCCAGGGCCTGCAAGGCGTCGTAGAGCATGAAGTTTCCCAGGCTGAACGCGCGCGCCTGGTTCTTCAACCAGAACACTTCAGTATTGAAACTGCGCTGGTCCAGCAGCTCGTCCTGTTCGGACTTGGCTCCCATGCGCCAGAGTTTTACGGTTGTGTGATCCTCGCGATGAAACACCTCCCAGAATCCGGCGTAGCGGCTGGTCGACACGGCGATATCGGAGTAGCTCAATTGCCATACCCCCATCCTCGCCCAGTCGGCCATTTGCGCGCGAGTGGCGCACGAGGCGCCCAGCGTGATGACCAGATCCAGGCCCAGGGCAGTGACCGCGTCCTGCGCGCCGGGCGTGGTCACGCCCGCTTCCAGCGGCAGCACCGGCACTGAGGGCGACGGCATGCTTTTGCGCAGGTCCGCGCAAGACAGCATCTGGCGTTGCTTGGCCGGCAGCATCCGGGCCTCGAAGCGCGACAACGTGCCGAACAGCGCCTTGACCGCCAGGCGCGGCGCCTTCTCGGCCCCCTCGCCGCTCATCACCAATAAGGCCGAGATGTCGAAATCCTGACTATGGACCAGCCAATCCACCATCTCATGCATCCAGCCGGGTTGCTCATACCCGTCAACCAACAGTCCCACTCGGTAGGTTTTCATATGTCCCGCTCCTGTGTCAGGGCGTCTAGGGCGAGCGCACCGGCCTGGTGCGCGGGCTAGCCCCTTGCATCGCCGGTACAACGCAATTGAGTCCTCGCGCTGATACTGCGGCGTTTTTCCCCCGCCTTCCAGACCACATTCATCCTAGGCCGGCCGTCCGAGGACGAACGGTTCAAGCTCGTGCCGGCGGCCGATCCGGGCTCATGCAAGCGCGCCTGCCGGCTCATCCTTCTGGTCTAGCTGACCCGGTATGAAAAGCCCCTTGCCTAGTGCACAAAGGATGCTGCGTCCGTACGTTAGGGGTAAACCCTATTGGGGATAGCCGAGGCTCGCTTCTCGTTCTTCCCTGCCGCATAATGATTTTTAAACGAACGTTTGAATTCAACCTTATGCAAGAAATCAGAACTCCCACTACCCGCGAATCCATCCTGGACACCGCCGAAGCGCTCTTTGCGCAGCAAGGCCACGAGGGCACCTCGATGCGCCAGATCACCGGCGCGGCCGGCGTCAATCTGGCTTCGGTGAACTATCACTTCGGCTCTAAAGAGTCACTCGTGCAAGCGGTGCTGAAACGGCGGCTGGAAGTGCTGAACCGCGAGCGCCTGCGCCTGTTGGACGAACTTGAGGCGCAATCCGAAGGCAAGCCGCTCAAGCCGTCGCAGATCGTCGACGCCTTTTTCGGCACGCTGCTGCGCCTGGCCGCCGACCCGGCCCAGGCCGGCAGCACCTTCCTGCCGCTGCTTGAACGCACCATGACCGAGCCGTCCGATTTCATTCGCGCGCTGTTCGCGGAGGAATACGCGGACGTGCTGGAGCGCTATCGCAATGCCCTGTTCGCCGCCCTGCCCGATGTGCCCAAGGCTGAAATCGTGTGGCGCTTCCAGTTCATGCTGGGCGCCACGTCGTACGCCATCATCGGCACCGACCTGCTGCGTTCCGTCACGGGCTGGCAGCTGGACGAAGCCGAACAACCCGACAACCCCGAACTGCTGCTGCCCCGCCTGATGAGCTTCCTGCTGGGCGGCTTGCGCGCCCCGCTGCCACCGGTGGCCGGCGCCTAGCCGACATCGGCATCAGCATCGGCATCCCCAGAACCAGAACCAGACCGACCAGAACACCCTTTACGGAGACAAAGACATGTCCGCAGTCATCCTCACGCTAGTCGTCATCGCGGTGCTAGCCGCCATCGTGCTGGGCGTGCGGCCACTGCGGCGGGCGCTGTTGTCGGCGCCCATCTTCAACCTGTATCGCAAGGTGCTGCCGCAGATGTCCGACACCGAGCGCGACGCGCTGGAAGCCGGCACCGTATGGTGGGAAGGCGAACTGTTTCGGGGCCGCCCGGACTGGAGCCGTCTGCTGGCCTACCCGCGCCCGCGCCTGACCGACGCCGAACAACAGTTCCTGGACAACCAGGCCGAGCAGGCCTGCCGCATGGTCAATGACTGGAGCGTCACGCAGGAACGCTACGACCTGCCGGCGGACGTGTGGACCTATCTGAAGACCCAGGGTTTCCTGGGCATGATCATCCCGAAGGAATACGGCGGCCTGGGATTTTCGGCCTACGCGCATTCCGAAATCGTGACCAAGCTGTCCACGCGCTCGTCCGCGCTGGCTGTGTCGGTGATGGTGCCGAACTCGCTGGGCCCGGCCGAACTGCTGCTGCACTACGGCACCGACGAACAGAAGAACCACTACCTGCCGCGCCTGGCGCGTGGCGACGAGGTGCCGGCCTTTGCGTTGACCAGCCCGTGGGCCGGTTCCGACGCCGCGGCCATTCCCGACAGCGGCATCGTCTGCAAGGGCGAATGGCAAGGCCGCGAAGTGATCGGCATGCGCGTCACCTGGGACAAGCGCTACATCACGCTGGCCCCGGTCTGCACGCTGCTGGGGCTGGCGTTCCGCCTGTACGACCCCGATGGCCTGCTGGGCGGCAAGAAAGACCTGGGCATCACTTGCGCGCTGGTGCCGCACGACCACCCCGGCGTGGACACCGGCCGCCGCCACTTCCCGCTGAACGCCATGTTCATGAACGGCCCGACGCGCGGCACCGACGTCTTCATGCCGCTGGACTTCATCATCGGCGGCCCGGCCATGGCGGGCCAAGGCTGGCGCATGCTGATGGAATGCCTGGCCGCCGGCCGGTCCATATCGCTGCCCTCGTCCAACACCGGCATGTCCAAGCTCACGGCGCGCGCCGTGGGCGGCTATGCCCGCGTGCGCAGCCAGTTCCGCATGCCCGTGGGCAAGTTTGAAGGCGTGGAAGAAGCGCTGGCGCGTATCGGCGGCCACACCTACATGATGGATGCCGCGCGCAGCATGACGGCGGGCGCCGTCGACCTGGGCGAGAAGCCGTCTGTCGTGTCCGCCATCGTCAAATACCATGTGACCGAACGCGCCCGCCAGGTCGTCAACGACGGCATGGACGTGATCGGCGGCAAGGGCATCTGCCTGGGCCCCAACAACTTCCTGGGCCGCGCGTATCAGCAGATTCCCATCGGCATCACTGTTGAAGGCGCCAACATCCTGACGCGCAGCCTGATCATCTTCGGACAAGGCGCGATTCGCTGCCATCCCTACGTGCTGGCGGAAATGCAGGCGGCGCAATCGCCCAACGCCAAACAAGGGCTGGACGATTTTGATCGCGCGTTCTGGGGTCACGTGGGCTTTGTGGCCAAGAACACGTTGCGCACCCTGGGCACTGCGCTGACCGGCGCGCGCTTTGTTGCCGTGAACGCCGACGTGGCGCCCGACATGAAGGGCTACTACCAGCTGCTTAGCCGGTATTCCGCCGCCTTCGCGCTGCTGGCCGACTCGATGATGCTTGTGCTGGGCGGCAGCCTGAAACGCCGCGAACGCCTGTCGGCGCGCTTGGGCGACGTGCTGTCGCAGATGTACCTGATCAGCGCCACGCTCAAGCGCTTTGA
Coding sequences:
- a CDS encoding response regulator transcription factor, which codes for MTTVLIEDYALLRVAIQHVLERVRNADDILAISPAHLLNMSSSINRPVELLVIGCSGIAEQDMGLISQAMAFFMPRLVLVLYSVLDPAVMGACARAGVAGYLPKASSPDALAAAVSLVVAGGECYPQPAGRPQGVAQAPMQELRELTQRQEEILQLLVQGKTMREIGQHVGISVATVKSHARTLYWKLNARNQAEAAYIAVQMGLVRSGGPPPTPKKDVLG
- a CDS encoding response regulator transcription factor, with translation MAKMVLIEAHPLLRLGLWQILSKLDDVWEIEGMGLADLSKADGAHAGADLLIYGLPVDTDEAWSALHEIQRVLTPKRILLLTDVMPLPMPVQGLPGASVYGCLMKTASVEILEAAIRLVMAGGQCFPSEQALQAPAATVCALPARDGDDASSKGSMPVSAGAQLLQITPRQYEVLVLLARGYPIKTVSRMLNISVATAKTHACTLYQRLHVKNKGEAVYAALQRGATLEWHEPNGRESDAGQIYGRKLG
- a CDS encoding TetR/AcrR family transcriptional regulator encodes the protein MQEIRTPTTRESILDTAEALFAQQGHEGTSMRQITGAAGVNLASVNYHFGSKESLVQAVLKRRLEVLNRERLRLLDELEAQSEGKPLKPSQIVDAFFGTLLRLAADPAQAGSTFLPLLERTMTEPSDFIRALFAEEYADVLERYRNALFAALPDVPKAEIVWRFQFMLGATSYAIIGTDLLRSVTGWQLDEAEQPDNPELLLPRLMSFLLGGLRAPLPPVAGA
- a CDS encoding acyl-CoA dehydrogenase, producing the protein MSAVILTLVVIAVLAAIVLGVRPLRRALLSAPIFNLYRKVLPQMSDTERDALEAGTVWWEGELFRGRPDWSRLLAYPRPRLTDAEQQFLDNQAEQACRMVNDWSVTQERYDLPADVWTYLKTQGFLGMIIPKEYGGLGFSAYAHSEIVTKLSTRSSALAVSVMVPNSLGPAELLLHYGTDEQKNHYLPRLARGDEVPAFALTSPWAGSDAAAIPDSGIVCKGEWQGREVIGMRVTWDKRYITLAPVCTLLGLAFRLYDPDGLLGGKKDLGITCALVPHDHPGVDTGRRHFPLNAMFMNGPTRGTDVFMPLDFIIGGPAMAGQGWRMLMECLAAGRSISLPSSNTGMSKLTARAVGGYARVRSQFRMPVGKFEGVEEALARIGGHTYMMDAARSMTAGAVDLGEKPSVVSAIVKYHVTERARQVVNDGMDVIGGKGICLGPNNFLGRAYQQIPIGITVEGANILTRSLIIFGQGAIRCHPYVLAEMQAAQSPNAKQGLDDFDRAFWGHVGFVAKNTLRTLGTALTGARFVAVNADVAPDMKGYYQLLSRYSAAFALLADSMMLVLGGSLKRRERLSARLGDVLSQMYLISATLKRFEDEGRQAADAPLAHWSIQDALFKLQEAFDGVLANTPNRFVAWTLARLIFPWGRTQTPPSDALGQDVARLLISPSATRDRLTSGCHLPATADEPVGAIELALAATLAAEPIEAKIRELEKRGALQGNPQANVRDIADAAYAAGGITAEEYAVVKHRNSLRDTVVHVDDFPFDLGKAQADRPAAERKVA